The DNA window AAGGATAAGATTCAAGGGAAGACCTCAATAAGAGACCTTAAACCCAAGAAGGTAGTTATCTTATAGTTACTAAAACCAGCTGCCATGAACAGATCCTTCCATTCTCTCTCATTTCTCTTTGTATTGTTGAAAGTGGCCATCATCAACGCATTACCACAAAGCTCAGTTTCAGTTGACTCCTCATCTTCCATCTGCCTTTCCAGCACTGCCTCTATGATAATCACTTTCCCACCTTTGCCCTTACTAATTGCATCTTTACATTTCTTCAGTATTTGTATGCTTTCTTCATCGTTGCATTGGTGTAGAACTGACTGATGATCACCAAAATCCCAAACTAAGTACTTTTTCGGAATGTTTAAGGTTTAAAATCGAAAGGGAAACAACCTTCATACCTTGAGTAAGACTGCATCTGTTGGTGGAATTTGTATTGCTAAGTTCAACCCTTTTGTGGTTTGTTGCGGGAGATCCAACACAGTGCAAGTGATGTGTGGGAATGCTTCCGCTATGGCATTGGCTATAATGCCTCGATCGCCGGCAACATCGACCAGTGACTTCACCCCCTCGAACACGTCTCGGCACTCCGGCCTCGTCACGATCCTCCCAATCAGGTGAGAATCATAAGCCACGGATTGATGGAACAAATTTCTAAGATCAGGCTCATCAGCAATGTAATTCCATATTGACTTCCCATGCACCGTTTCAAAGGCAGACCCATCTGCAGTGCGCAGCCAGCTGCTCATGGTTTCCCATGGAGCCATCATGGCTTGATGGAGGGCTAGAAACACGAAGGGTAAGGCTTGTAATGTCGTCGTCGTTGAAGTCGTCATATTGGGGCTGAGGAGAAATCGAGAGGAGGGTGTAAGACCATACTTCACTACTTCTTGATGCTGATGATTCTGGTGTTGAGTTTGAGAAAAGAAGCCAGAATGATGGAGGAGGCGCATAAGAACGCCAAGGCAATGGGCTTTGGAGGGTTGAATATGGAGCGCTTCCACTAATTCTGATAGGGTCATGGGTTGGCCATGGTTATGGATGATATCTGGTACGCCCAATTCAATAACACACTTCAAAGACATGGAATTGATGTATTTGAATGTATGGTTCCAAATATGGGCTTGAGCTTCAATCAACTCATCTGTGTTCTTCTCTCCCATGATTTCCCTCAACGATTAACTATGCCAACCCAAATATATATGCACACAACAGACTCAACTTCCTTCATAACtcaactatataaaaaaaaaatatttgatattcgTCACaagaaaagttaaatttaatttttcagctttatttctatttaatatgAAGGATCCTTTATTTAAACTCTATTAATCTTCCTTCTCCAATGAATGGAATTCAATATACTAGCCCCTCTTTTGTCAAGTTTAattataacattaaattatgGGTTTCCCCTATGGAAATTTTTGGTTTATACCTAGGAGCC is part of the Cucurbita pepo subsp. pepo cultivar mu-cu-16 chromosome LG03, ASM280686v2, whole genome shotgun sequence genome and encodes:
- the LOC111791460 gene encoding probable O-methyltransferase 3 is translated as MGEKNTDELIEAQAHIWNHTFKYINSMSLKCVIELGVPDIIHNHGQPMTLSELVEALHIQPSKAHCLGVLMRLLHHSGFFSQTQHQNHQHQEVVKYGLTPSSRFLLSPNMTTSTTTTLQALPFVFLALHQAMMAPWETMSSWLRTADGSAFETVHGKSIWNYIADEPDLRNLFHQSVAYDSHLIGRIVTRPECRDVFEGVKSLVDVAGDRGIIANAIAEAFPHITCTVLDLPQQTTKGLNLAIQIPPTDAVLLKSVLHQCNDEESIQILKKCKDAISKGKGGKVIIIEAVLERQMEDEESTETELCGNALMMATFNNTKRNEREWKDLFMAAGFSNYKITTFLGLRSLIEVFP